Proteins co-encoded in one Theileria equi strain WA chromosome 3, complete sequence genomic window:
- a CDS encoding centrin, putative (encoded by transcript BEWA_006590A) has translation MVLNWLAGGDADLSNSFSTNSDASDSAESDVEDKRGRLYKNVLNRDLEKEVEEAFSLFDKDGDHVIDFFECQAAFKALRLDPSSENIKELFKELGKDESDVLTLMDFKTLVIARIHTRYTSSEVEKIFNQIQDGKGSNISNEELNLMISEASSNGDFITIEDFSRLMKRSWTGDPIDMLSDSE, from the exons ATGGTTCTCAACTGGTTGGCGGGAGGCGACGCAGATCTCTCCAACAGTTTCTCAACCAACAGTGACGCGTCTGACTCTGCAGAATCGGATGTGGAAGATAAAAGGGGCCGCCtatacaaaaatgtactCAACAGAGACCTGGAAAAGGAAGTAGAAGAAGCTTTCTCATTGTTTGACAAAGATGGTGATCATGTAATCGACTTCTTTGAGTGTCAAGCGGCCTTTAAAGCGCTCAGGCTGGACCCATCCTCTGAGAAT ATTAAGGAACTATTCAAGGAACTTGGAAAGGATGAGAGTGATGTATTGACACTTATGGACTTCAAAACACTTGTAATCGCTAGAATACACACGAGATACACGTCTAGCGAAGTTGAAAAAATCTTCAACCAGAtacaagatggaaaag GCAGCAATATCTCAAACGAGGAGCTAAATTTAATGATCTCAGAAGCATCAAGCAACGGGGATTTTATCACTATTGAGGACTTTAGCAGACTTATGAAGCGATCCTGGACGGGAGATCCTATAGATATGCTCTCAGATTCCGAGTAG
- a CDS encoding protein kinase domain-containing protein (encoded by transcript BEWA_006580A), translating into MQPVNLDEAKAHLREGHYGDEHDEKITSRTSTLDTEGRYFDASSLAALRAPGHKKIRRLSAGSKLSSYYYIGAELRICSDCVKKSSSRPLLRDIIDRKTGEPKILKIISKSRIPPGIDSLNNWRTLCEKLLNMPPMPNLMRIDQIWESETSFYIVTEKFIGGELFEYLLKEKAIPEDICKYIFRQILYAVDTLHSMNLLHRDIKPENIMFRNPTKSILPIPERYELALIDFDTCKMTDSAAADRSEIVNGKRRLVGTYGYLAPEILRGDDYSTASDLWSVGIVLYILMTGIPPISMDKMYDAKASHAVLAAAEANGIDFNTPPLIEFPLARDLCKRLLCFDKHKRISSAADALAHPWLAGLPSIFDCALRLRNYNNQHRRGDNGFKDNNNNFGHRFGNFKPGGSSQDKKSGDGSKYKQSGGQQDNMENNDPAENTENKTSGKRDINAVYENDSDVLKTKECTRAVLIQSLTTNAESIEGIFKKPLRRKTDVQRPFVEA; encoded by the coding sequence ATGCAGCCCGTTAACTTGGATGAAGCCAAGGCACATCTCCGTGAAGGTCACTATGGTGATGAACACGATGAAAAGATCACATCCAGGACCTCAACCCTGGATACCGAAGGCAGATACTTTGATGCATCTTCCCTAGCAGCCCTAAGGGCTCCAGGTCATAAGAAGATTCGCAGGCTATCGGCTGGTAGCAAGTTGTCAAGCTACTATTATATAGGAGCTGAACTGAGAATATGCTCAGATTGCGTGAAAAAGTCATCTTCGCGTCCACTATTGCGTGACATTATAGATCGCAAAACTGGAGAACCaaagattttaaagatCATATCAAAGTCCAGGATTCCCCCTGGAATTGACAGTCTAAACAACTGGAGAACATTGTGCGAAAAACTTCTTAACATGCCACCAATGCCTAATCTTATGCGTATTGATCAAATATGGGAATCTGAAACAAGTTTCTATATTGTGACTGAAAAGTTTATCGGTGGGGAACTCTTTGAATATCTACTGAAGGAGAAAGCTATCCCGGAGGATATTTGCAAGTACATTTTTAGGCAGATTCTTTATGCTGTTGACACTCTCCACTCAATGAATCTACTACACAGGGACATTAAGCCTGAAAATATCATGTTCAGGAATCCCACAAAGTCTATACTTCCAATTCCAGAGAGATATGAATTGGCCCTGATTGACTTTGACACATGCAAAATGACGGATAGTGCAGCCGCTGATCGCAGTGAAATTGTCAATGGAAAAAGGAGACTGGTTGGCACATATGGTTATCTAGCTCCAGAGATTCTTAGAGGAGATGACTATTCAACAGCATCTGATCTCTGGTCTGTTGGAATAGTGTTGTACATTCTCATGACTGGTATACCGCCAATATCAATGGACAAAATGTATGATGCAAAGGCTAGTCATGCCGTCCTTGCGGCTGCTGAGGCTAATGGAATAGATTTTAACACACCTCCACTAATTGAATTCCCGCTTGCAAGGGACCTTTGCAAGCGTTTGCTTTGCTTTGATAAACATAAGCGCATATCCTCAGCGGCTGATGCCCTTGCGCATCCCTGGCTTGCTGGATTGCCAAGTATTTTTGATTGCGCACTACGCCTTCGCAACTACAACAATCAACATAGGAGAGGTGATAATGGATTCAAGGATAACAATAACAACTTTGGACATagatttggaaattttaaaccGGGTGGCTCCAGTCAGGACAAAAAATCTGGTGACGGCTCAAAGTATAAGCAATCCGGAGGGCAACAAGACAACATGGAAAACAACGATCCAGCCGAAAACACGGAGAATAAAACATCGGGGAAGAGAGacattaatgcagtatatGAAAATGATTCAGATGTACTAAAAACAAAGGAATGCACTAGAGCGGTGCTGATACAAAGCCTAACAACTAATGCAGAATCAATTGAAGGAATCTTCAAAAAACCACTTAGACGCAAGACTGATGTGCAGAGACCATTTGTCGAAGCATAA
- a CDS encoding 26S proteasome regulatory subunit, putative (encoded by transcript BEWA_006570A) produces the protein MSKVVQRTENASTTTLKSLPNFEVEKLRHLLLLPPEMGVDVEKCRKSFMEFIKRDEMYPYYDKVKHQFGIIEDNPEIEAFKDTSAKQIAEFNEKIEFAEKNFGSSEIKDAILDKANYYFKIGDHDNSIKVYELALEKTVGVNSKLEIILGIMRVAFFFNDVPLLVKYIEKAKEEVERGGDWELRNRLHIYEAVQLILCRKFLPATELLLKSLSTFTATEFISLEELVLYTIVLSLITMDRPTIRKKVLESAEVSQVASGTTLYQLISDFYNCNYKNYMFNLVKVSELILKDRYLARHCKYIIRQARLPAYKQFLRPYKSVTIKNMAEAFQVSPEFIEGELVSYISGMRLDCKIDKVNGIIENNVTDERNNNYVETIKQGDLLINRIQKLSRIIDM, from the exons ATGAGTAAAGTGGTTCAAAG AACTGAGAATGCCTCGACAACAACACTCAAGTCTCTGCCAAATTTCGAAGTTGAGAAGCTGAG GCACCTACTACTTTTGCCTCCAGAGATGGGAGTTGACGTCGAAAAATGCAGGAAATCATTTATGGAGTTCATAAAAAGGGATG AAATGTATCCCTACTACGACAAGGTCAAGCATCAATTCGGGATCATTGAAGACAACCCAGAGATTGAAGCGTTCAAAGATACAAGTGCCAAGCAGATCGCCGAATTTAATGAAAAGATTGAGTTCGCTGAAAAGAACTTTGGCTCCTCAGAAATTAAAGACGCAATCTTGGACAAGGCAAACtattattttaaaatcgGTGACCATGACAACTCTATCAAGGTCTATGAGTTGGCACTCGAAAAGACTGTTGGTGTTAATAGCAAACTAGAGATTATTTTGGGGATAATGAGAGTTGCATTTTTCTTCAATGATGTTCCTTtacttgtaaaatatattgaaaaAGCCAAAGAAGAGGTCGAGCGTGGAGGAGATTGGGAGTTGAGGAATAGACTACATATTTATGAAGCTGTACAGTTGATTTTGTGCAGGAAGTTTTTACCAG CAACCGAACTTTTGCTAAAGTCTTTGTCTACCTTTACTGCAACAGAGTTTATATCATTAGAAGAATTGGTCCTATATACCATTGTTTTATCTCTGATAACGATGGACAGACCAACCATACGCAAAAAGGTCCTAGAATCGGCCGAAGTTTCCCAAGTAGCATCTGGAACAACGCTATACCAACTCATTAGCGATTTTTACAACTGCAATTACAAAAATTACATGTTCAACCTAGTAAAGGTTTCGGAGTTGATATTAAAGGATCGTTATCTTGCTAGGCACTGCAAATATATAATAAGACAAGCAAGGCTCCCAGCATATAAGCAATTTTTGCGTCCTTACAAGTCAGTCACAATAAAGAATATGGCCGAAGCATTTCAAGTTTCCCCAGAGTTTATAGAAGGGGAGCTTGTATCATACATCAGCGGAATGCGATTAGATTGCAAAATAGACAAGGTAAACGGAATCATTGAAAACAATGTTACGGATGAAAGAAATAACAACTATGTTGAGACAATCAAACAAGGAGATTTGTTGATTAATCGTATACAGAAATTGTCGAGAATAATTGACATGTAG